A single genomic interval of Sphingobium sp. EM0848 harbors:
- a CDS encoding LysR family transcriptional regulator — translation MGVFAKRMGDFARTNLGFDWNNLQAFLAVARYGRLTVAASRTGMDHSTVARHIGNLETSLRSTLFDRGPTGYSLTALGERLLPIAEQIELLTLKAQDVVGRADHAVQGSVRIGAPEGFGSYYLAPRLMRLGVQYPDLRIQLVAGSSLFSVAKRDADIAIALSAPAKGRLFAKRLTDYSLSLYASRDYLAQTSEIRRQEDLSGHRFIGYIDDLLNAPELDYLKQINPEISTALESSNLVAQLQAAKSGAGLCVLPAFIAEHLAGLVPVLPDEVRLTRSLWMVIHADTRHLARVRTAAKFIEDIVSEERALFSAPLASH, via the coding sequence ATGGGAGTTTTCGCGAAGCGGATGGGCGATTTCGCACGAACCAATCTGGGCTTCGACTGGAACAACCTTCAGGCGTTCCTGGCTGTGGCACGATATGGCCGGCTGACGGTCGCCGCATCCCGGACGGGTATGGATCACAGCACTGTCGCGCGACATATCGGGAACCTTGAAACAAGTCTACGGTCAACATTGTTCGACCGGGGACCGACAGGTTACAGCCTGACCGCACTGGGGGAACGACTTCTGCCTATAGCCGAGCAGATCGAACTCCTTACCCTCAAGGCGCAAGATGTTGTCGGCCGGGCCGACCATGCTGTCCAGGGCAGCGTGCGGATAGGAGCGCCGGAAGGATTTGGCAGCTATTATCTGGCTCCCCGCTTGATGCGCCTGGGGGTGCAATATCCCGATTTGCGCATCCAGCTGGTTGCCGGTTCGAGCCTGTTCAGTGTGGCGAAACGGGATGCGGACATCGCCATAGCACTCTCCGCTCCCGCCAAGGGACGACTATTTGCCAAACGGTTGACGGACTATTCACTCAGCCTTTATGCCTCGCGAGACTATCTTGCCCAGACATCTGAAATCCGGCGGCAGGAAGATCTGAGCGGTCATCGCTTCATCGGCTATATTGACGACCTGCTCAATGCGCCAGAACTCGACTATCTCAAACAGATTAATCCGGAAATCTCGACCGCGCTAGAGAGCAGCAATCTGGTCGCGCAGCTTCAGGCTGCCAAATCCGGCGCGGGCCTTTGCGTGCTGCCCGCCTTTATCGCGGAACATCTGGCTGGCCTGGTCCCGGTGCTCCCTGATGAGGTACGGCTGACACGCTCACTCTGGATGGTCATCCACGCCGATACGCGTCATCTTGCGCGGGTCCGGACCGCCGCGAAATTTATTGAAGACATCGTCTCGGAAGAGCGCGCGCTTTTCAGCGCGCCCCTGGCGAGTCATTAG
- a CDS encoding alpha/beta hydrolase, which translates to MSDMKHKDWWALAEAAAEAMVKATANAPLARLTRQPYDPSTIARSVAAFTGSLWSKPAEVMELQLQAARQWGEFWGRTFTGIETPKPKDRRFSAEAWQDDPHYRVIRDSYLLAAEQLRALVGKGEGDASTRAMVYFLLDQYLNAIAPTNFPFANPEVVDRTRETGGANLVHGFAHLLEDISSGKGIVRRRTDPGAFEKGKTIAATPGWVVYENDLFQLIQYNPATPTVDAEPLLYVPPLVNRYYMIDLQPRSSLVKWLVDQGRTVFVISWVNPAEELRDKGIDDYVLSGVVEAIDVVRERTGARPNLFAFCLGGTLAIIALAWLAAKGRGADVNSATLIGTMIDFADMRDWAAFVHEAHADALEEHLAQQGFIDSIELQQLFSAMRANDLIWSSVVNHYLLDRAAPPSDLLYWFEDGARIPAAFVASFNRALLLENRLVGGAGFSVGGEAIDLARITTPLLSIALKDDHVSAWDAVYRGAQFLKADFLLGGSGHNAGVINPPSANKHGYWINDSHADVADDWFAGAQRYDGSWWPHWLEWLARHGSDERVAGRAISDGIEPAPGAYVRKP; encoded by the coding sequence ATGAGCGACATGAAACATAAGGATTGGTGGGCTCTGGCCGAGGCCGCTGCCGAAGCCATGGTCAAGGCGACGGCAAATGCACCCTTGGCGCGGCTGACCCGGCAACCCTATGACCCTTCAACAATCGCCCGATCCGTTGCCGCTTTCACCGGCAGTTTGTGGTCCAAGCCCGCCGAGGTCATGGAGCTACAACTGCAAGCCGCGCGCCAATGGGGAGAATTTTGGGGAAGGACCTTCACCGGGATAGAAACCCCCAAGCCCAAGGATCGACGCTTTTCTGCGGAAGCGTGGCAAGACGATCCCCATTACCGCGTCATTCGCGACAGCTATTTGTTGGCGGCGGAACAGCTTCGCGCCCTGGTCGGGAAGGGGGAAGGCGATGCGTCGACGCGCGCCATGGTCTATTTCCTGCTGGATCAGTATCTCAACGCCATTGCGCCGACAAACTTTCCCTTTGCCAATCCGGAGGTTGTCGACCGCACGCGCGAGACCGGCGGAGCGAATCTGGTCCATGGCTTTGCCCATCTTCTCGAGGATATCTCCAGCGGCAAGGGTATTGTGCGCCGCCGTACCGATCCCGGCGCCTTTGAGAAGGGCAAGACAATTGCGGCGACGCCCGGATGGGTCGTTTACGAAAACGATCTCTTCCAGCTCATCCAATATAACCCCGCCACGCCGACAGTCGATGCCGAGCCGCTGCTCTATGTACCGCCACTCGTGAACCGCTACTACATGATCGATCTTCAGCCCAGGTCCAGCCTGGTCAAATGGCTGGTCGATCAGGGCAGAACCGTGTTCGTCATTTCCTGGGTGAACCCGGCCGAGGAGCTTCGCGACAAGGGGATCGACGACTATGTCCTTTCGGGTGTCGTCGAGGCCATCGACGTCGTTCGTGAAAGGACGGGCGCCAGGCCGAACCTCTTCGCCTTTTGTCTGGGTGGTACGCTCGCCATCATCGCCTTGGCCTGGCTGGCCGCCAAGGGGCGCGGTGCGGACGTCAATTCGGCTACGCTGATCGGCACTATGATCGATTTTGCCGATATGCGGGACTGGGCCGCATTCGTGCATGAAGCGCATGCCGATGCGTTGGAGGAGCATCTGGCGCAGCAGGGCTTCATCGACTCGATCGAATTGCAACAGCTCTTCTCGGCGATGCGAGCCAATGATCTCATCTGGTCGTCGGTGGTGAATCATTATCTGCTCGATCGGGCCGCGCCGCCCTCCGACCTGCTCTATTGGTTCGAGGACGGAGCGCGCATTCCCGCAGCCTTTGTCGCGAGCTTCAATCGCGCCCTTCTGCTCGAGAACCGCCTTGTGGGTGGCGCCGGGTTCAGCGTCGGCGGCGAGGCCATCGACCTTGCAAGAATAACGACACCGTTGCTCTCGATCGCACTCAAGGACGATCATGTCTCTGCATGGGATGCGGTGTATCGGGGCGCGCAATTCCTGAAGGCAGACTTTCTGCTGGGTGGATCAGGGCATAATGCGGGGGTGATCAACCCGCCCTCCGCGAACAAGCATGGCTATTGGATCAACGACAGTCATGCGGACGTCGCGGATGACTGGTTTGCCGGCGCCCAGCGTTATGATGGTTCATGGTGGCCCCATTGGCTTGAATGGCTGGCACGCCATGGATCGGACGAGCGCGTCGCGGGGCGTGCCATCTCCGACGGGATTGAGCCGGCTCCGGGCGCCTATGTCAGGAAGCCGTAA
- a CDS encoding LysR family transcriptional regulator, which translates to MIEGLSLDQLRLFQAAVEEGSFSAAGRRLLRTQSAVSEAISSLEFQLGVTLFDRSGRYPKLTTEGVVLIADAQQVLASVDLMKARAKGIASGIEAELTAVADVFFPIDALAGAAMDFRHQFAGTPLRLYVEALGAALEPVLDGRASFGIAGSLPTLPAGLVAERLGSVTFMMVAAANHPLAAWHGVIPKQELSRHVQLVLTDRSNLSAGREFGVMAPSTWRLADLFAKHAFLLNGLGWGGMPLHTIQDDLAAGRLVELSIEDVPPGGLALAMSAVYRAADPPGPAGRWMIERLKSCGVMSASEITA; encoded by the coding sequence ATGATCGAGGGCCTTTCACTGGATCAATTGCGCCTCTTCCAGGCGGCGGTAGAGGAAGGAAGCTTCTCGGCCGCCGGACGGCGCTTGCTCCGTACACAGTCGGCGGTGAGCGAAGCCATCAGCAGCCTTGAATTTCAACTCGGCGTCACGCTTTTTGACCGGAGCGGGCGCTATCCCAAGCTGACCACCGAAGGCGTCGTGCTGATCGCCGATGCACAGCAAGTGCTCGCAAGCGTAGATCTGATGAAGGCCAGGGCCAAGGGCATAGCCTCAGGGATCGAGGCTGAGCTGACGGCGGTCGCGGATGTCTTCTTTCCGATCGACGCCCTTGCAGGGGCGGCCATGGATTTTCGCCATCAGTTTGCGGGCACGCCGCTGCGCCTCTATGTCGAGGCGCTGGGCGCTGCCCTGGAACCCGTACTGGACGGCCGGGCCAGCTTCGGTATCGCCGGTTCTCTGCCGACTTTGCCTGCCGGGCTGGTCGCCGAACGGCTCGGCAGCGTTACCTTCATGATGGTTGCTGCTGCCAACCACCCATTGGCCGCATGGCACGGCGTCATCCCGAAACAGGAACTGTCGCGCCATGTGCAACTTGTGTTGACGGATCGATCCAATCTGTCGGCCGGGCGCGAGTTCGGCGTCATGGCGCCCTCAACCTGGCGCCTCGCCGATCTGTTCGCAAAACACGCTTTCCTCCTGAACGGCCTGGGATGGGGCGGCATGCCCCTTCATACCATTCAGGACGATCTGGCGGCAGGACGTCTTGTCGAATTGTCGATCGAAGACGTTCCCCCCGGCGGCCTCGCCCTGGCAATGTCGGCCGTATATCGGGCGGCCGATCCTCCAGGGCCTGCCGGACGATGGATGATCGAACGCCTCAAATCCTGCGGCGTGATGAGTGCCAGCGAGATTACGGCCTGA
- a CDS encoding FMN-dependent NADH-azoreductase, which yields MTILHIDSSILGPYSVSRALTAEVVAKQQALFPGSGVIRRDLVADAALHLSDAHLAAFQGGEVTDPALGRDLEAGGAYIEDLFEADVIVIGAPMYNFSVPSQLKAWIDRICVAGRTFQYGANGPEGLLPKGKKVFLASTRGGVYTGDSPAAALEHHESYLRGVLGFIGLTDVTVIRAEGLNMGDEPKAAAIAKAKAEIDALAA from the coding sequence ATGACCATTCTACACATTGATTCGAGTATTCTTGGCCCATATTCGGTGAGCCGTGCGCTCACCGCTGAAGTTGTCGCCAAGCAGCAGGCTCTTTTCCCCGGATCGGGGGTCATTCGCCGTGATCTGGTCGCGGATGCCGCGTTGCACCTCTCCGATGCCCATCTGGCCGCCTTTCAGGGGGGCGAAGTCACCGATCCGGCGCTCGGCCGGGATCTCGAAGCGGGTGGCGCCTATATCGAGGATCTTTTTGAAGCTGACGTCATCGTGATCGGTGCGCCGATGTACAATTTTTCGGTTCCCTCGCAGCTCAAGGCCTGGATCGACCGCATCTGTGTCGCAGGGCGCACCTTCCAATATGGCGCGAACGGGCCCGAAGGCCTGCTTCCCAAAGGCAAGAAGGTGTTCCTCGCCTCGACCCGCGGCGGCGTCTACACCGGTGACAGCCCGGCTGCGGCGCTTGAGCACCATGAAAGCTATCTGCGCGGTGTGCTCGGCTTCATCGGCCTGACGGACGTCACGGTCATTCGGGCGGAAGGCCTCAATATGGGCGATGAGCCCAAGGCTGCGGCCATTGCCAAGGCCAAGGCCGAAATCGACGCGCTGGCCGCGTGA
- a CDS encoding LLM class flavin-dependent oxidoreductase: MEIGIDSFAATMPDPETGVMVPAADRIECLLEEVEIADRVGLDIFGIGEHHRKEFLDSAPTVILAAAAARTRNIRLASAVTVLSAADPVRIFQEFATIDLIARGRAEIVVGRGSFGEAYPLFGFAPEHYDALFAEKLDLLLTLRDQVHVTWQGKFRPRLTGQGVYPRPYQDRMPIWIGVGGTPQSFARAGALGLPLMIAIIGGNFHRFRPLVDLYREAGRRAGHDPKTLAVGVHAMGFVGDTAKAAKDAFFPGWSYMFTEIGRERGWSPATLWQFEAMCSPEGAFLIGDPRTVAQRVLAVDEALGGISRITFQMSSAMLNTAAMRRSIELLGTEVAPIVRAASGKGAING; this comes from the coding sequence ATGGAAATTGGCATAGACAGTTTCGCTGCCACCATGCCAGACCCTGAAACTGGTGTTATGGTGCCGGCAGCGGATCGGATCGAATGTCTTCTGGAGGAAGTCGAGATCGCCGACCGCGTCGGGCTCGATATCTTCGGTATCGGCGAGCATCATCGCAAGGAATTTCTCGATTCAGCGCCGACGGTGATACTTGCGGCAGCGGCGGCCCGCACACGCAATATCCGGCTGGCCAGCGCAGTCACGGTGTTGAGCGCTGCAGACCCTGTCCGCATCTTCCAGGAATTTGCGACGATCGATCTGATCGCCCGAGGACGCGCCGAAATCGTCGTCGGCCGCGGTTCCTTTGGCGAGGCCTATCCCCTGTTCGGATTCGCTCCCGAACATTATGACGCCCTGTTCGCGGAGAAGCTTGATCTTCTGCTGACGCTGCGCGATCAGGTCCATGTGACGTGGCAGGGCAAATTCCGCCCAAGGCTGACGGGTCAGGGTGTCTATCCCAGACCCTATCAGGATCGGATGCCAATCTGGATCGGTGTCGGCGGAACGCCCCAATCCTTCGCCCGCGCAGGTGCCCTCGGCTTGCCGCTGATGATCGCCATCATCGGCGGGAATTTTCACCGTTTCCGCCCTCTCGTGGATCTTTATCGGGAGGCGGGACGTAGGGCGGGCCATGATCCCAAAACCCTTGCCGTGGGCGTCCACGCAATGGGCTTTGTCGGGGACACGGCCAAAGCGGCCAAGGACGCCTTCTTTCCGGGCTGGTCCTATATGTTCACGGAAATCGGTCGTGAGCGTGGCTGGTCGCCCGCGACGCTTTGGCAGTTTGAAGCCATGTGCTCGCCGGAAGGGGCGTTTCTCATCGGTGATCCCCGGACGGTCGCGCAGCGGGTACTGGCGGTGGACGAAGCGCTCGGCGGTATCTCGCGTATCACCTTCCAGATGAGTTCGGCAATGCTGAACACCGCTGCGATGCGCCGCTCGATCGAACTGCTCGGGACAGAAGTTGCCCCGATCGTCCGTGCCGCTTCCGGCAAGGGGGCGATCAATGGGTGA
- a CDS encoding glutathione S-transferase family protein, which produces MGELIDGTWHRTGIDTVLTDGALRRPPSVFRNWIMSKEAAAGGPVRFPAEAGRYHLYVSLACPWAHRTLIMRKLKGLEDLIGLSVVHWHMGEDGWTFESGPGVIADTVNGTERLYEVYQLAKLHCTSRVTVPVLWDKVTRAIVSNESSEILRMFNSVFDDLGALEGDYYPAAHRDEIEAVNARILANLNNGVYRAGFATTQQAYEAAVHDVFDTLDWLEDRLTNQHFLVGGHLTEADIRLFTTLVRFDAVYHGHFKCNRRTLTEYSALWAYTRDLYHHPAIRETIDFDHIKGHYYGSHPWLNPGGIVPIGPDHKFDAPSEMG; this is translated from the coding sequence ATGGGTGAACTGATCGATGGGACCTGGCACCGAACCGGCATCGATACGGTTCTGACCGATGGAGCACTGCGCCGCCCTCCGTCCGTGTTCCGCAACTGGATCATGTCGAAGGAGGCGGCGGCGGGCGGACCTGTCCGCTTCCCGGCCGAGGCTGGACGCTACCATCTCTATGTTTCGCTGGCCTGCCCGTGGGCGCATCGGACGCTGATCATGCGCAAGCTCAAAGGGCTTGAAGACTTGATCGGCCTTTCCGTGGTGCACTGGCACATGGGTGAAGACGGATGGACTTTCGAATCCGGGCCCGGTGTCATTGCCGACACGGTCAACGGTACGGAACGGCTGTACGAAGTCTATCAGCTTGCGAAGCTGCACTGCACGTCCCGCGTGACCGTTCCAGTTCTTTGGGACAAGGTGACGCGGGCGATCGTTTCCAATGAATCCTCCGAAATCCTGCGAATGTTCAATTCGGTCTTCGACGATTTGGGTGCACTTGAAGGTGATTATTATCCCGCCGCGCATCGCGACGAGATCGAGGCTGTGAATGCACGTATTCTCGCGAATCTCAACAATGGCGTATATCGCGCCGGTTTTGCCACGACCCAGCAAGCCTATGAGGCGGCGGTCCATGACGTCTTCGACACGCTGGACTGGCTTGAGGACCGGCTCACGAACCAGCATTTTCTGGTCGGCGGGCACTTGACCGAGGCTGATATCCGGCTATTCACGACACTTGTCCGCTTCGACGCCGTCTACCATGGTCATTTCAAGTGCAACCGCCGGACCTTGACCGAATATTCTGCGCTTTGGGCCTATACGCGCGATCTTTACCATCATCCGGCTATTCGAGAGACGATCGATTTTGATCATATCAAGGGCCATTATTACGGCAGCCATCCATGGTTGAACCCTGGAGGCATTGTGCCCATCGGACCTGATCACAAATTCGATGCCCCATCTGAAATGGGCTGA
- a CDS encoding oxidoreductase, giving the protein MTNIAAAGTFALGDHLVNRMGFGAMQLAGPGVFGPPKDRGTAITILREAVDNGVDHIDTSDFYGPHVTNQLIRDALYPYPDNLVIATKVGAIRGPDASWKPAMSREALTRAVYDNLRNLGLDVLEVVNLRSMFNMIGPAEGSIEEPLTVLAELQQQGLIRHIGLSNVTLGQVAEGLSIIEIVCVQNLYNLAQRQDEGLIENLGLAGIPYVPYFPLGGITLANASRLKEMARDLVATPLQIALAWLLHRSPNLLLIPGTSSLGHLRANLAAAALRLPDEFVVELNEFAT; this is encoded by the coding sequence ATGACAAACATCGCTGCAGCCGGCACATTTGCTTTGGGTGACCACCTCGTGAATCGCATGGGCTTTGGGGCGATGCAACTGGCAGGTCCAGGTGTATTTGGCCCTCCCAAGGATCGCGGGACTGCCATCACCATATTGCGAGAGGCGGTCGACAATGGCGTCGACCATATCGATACCAGCGACTTTTACGGTCCCCATGTGACCAATCAGCTCATTCGCGACGCGCTATATCCTTATCCGGATAATCTGGTGATTGCCACCAAGGTGGGCGCGATACGCGGCCCAGATGCATCATGGAAGCCGGCAATGTCCCGGGAGGCATTGACCCGGGCGGTGTATGACAATCTGCGGAACCTTGGGCTTGACGTACTCGAGGTGGTCAACCTGCGTAGCATGTTCAATATGATTGGGCCGGCCGAAGGTTCGATTGAAGAGCCGCTCACCGTCTTGGCGGAGCTTCAGCAACAAGGCCTGATTCGCCATATTGGCCTTAGCAATGTCACTCTTGGCCAGGTCGCTGAAGGTCTCAGCATTATTGAGATTGTTTGCGTTCAAAATTTGTACAATCTAGCCCAGCGGCAGGATGAAGGACTGATAGAAAATCTTGGTCTTGCGGGTATTCCATACGTTCCCTATTTCCCGTTGGGCGGCATTACGCTTGCTAATGCCTCACGCTTGAAAGAGATGGCCCGAGATCTTGTTGCAACGCCATTGCAGATTGCTCTTGCCTGGCTGCTTCATCGATCACCCAATCTTCTCCTCATACCGGGCACTTCCTCGCTCGGCCACCTGAGAGCCAATCTTGCTGCTGCGGCGCTGCGACTACCCGATGAATTCGTCGTCGAACTGAATGAGTTTGCAACTTGA
- a CDS encoding SDR family NAD(P)-dependent oxidoreductase — MSSTKVALVTGGSRGLGRNTALALAQAGMDVIFTYRTEKSLAHEVEREIERLGRKAASLQLDVADRSTFQTFIANVRQALTDMGGRSAIDVLVNNAGSGAKAAFADTTEEMFDQMMDVHLKGMFFLTQAMLPILADSGRIVNLSSGLARFTFPGYSAYAVMKGGIEVLTRYLAKELGTRGITVNTVAPGAIETDFGGGDVRDNPNLKKAVAEQTALGRVGVPDDIGPLIASLVSESGRWVNGQRIEASGGIFL; from the coding sequence ATGAGCTCTACGAAAGTCGCGCTGGTAACCGGCGGCAGCCGGGGCCTTGGACGCAACACCGCTCTTGCGCTCGCCCAGGCCGGGATGGATGTTATCTTCACCTATCGGACCGAAAAGAGCCTCGCTCATGAGGTTGAGCGCGAGATCGAACGGCTGGGACGGAAAGCAGCCTCCCTCCAGCTTGATGTGGCCGACCGTTCAACCTTCCAGACATTCATCGCCAATGTTCGCCAGGCGCTGACCGATATGGGAGGGCGCAGCGCAATCGACGTCCTCGTCAATAACGCAGGCTCTGGTGCCAAGGCGGCATTTGCCGATACGACGGAAGAGATGTTCGACCAGATGATGGACGTGCATCTCAAGGGAATGTTCTTCCTCACCCAGGCGATGCTGCCGATTCTTGCTGACAGCGGCCGTATCGTGAATCTGTCCAGCGGCCTCGCGCGATTTACTTTCCCGGGCTACTCCGCCTATGCGGTGATGAAGGGCGGCATCGAGGTGCTGACGCGATATCTCGCCAAGGAACTGGGAACGCGCGGCATCACCGTCAACACCGTCGCGCCCGGCGCCATAGAGACGGATTTCGGCGGCGGCGATGTCCGAGACAATCCTAATCTCAAAAAGGCGGTCGCCGAGCAGACGGCTCTGGGCCGTGTCGGAGTGCCCGACGACATCGGACCACTGATCGCCTCGCTGGTGTCGGAAAGCGGACGCTGGGTCAACGGCCAGCGGATCGAGGCTTCGGGCGGGATTTTCCTATAG
- a CDS encoding amidohydrolase family protein, protein MTGEEGPFDLVLNGGFVFDGKNRITGAKSIGVRNGRITEISDTPLSGRQTIDAHGHWVGPGLIESHIHLFDPQNSTDPGEMARYVKSDLAKNFEMFLSCGFTTIKSVGDPVPELLATRTRLQSGELIGPRLLMTGVGITAPDGHPGMTIYGSNAWYRGRAAGEVDTVQDARALVTEMAELGMDAIKLLLQGSCRCRGEPEYKWHGQIPIVRLKSRVLEAAIDEAHRHGLKATVHTFEQERAIEALECGADGLEHGIVGEDISDDRVIDLLLTNNASYVPTLWVYPRPEAMRNLALVHDAGVRVVLGSDSFAPTITVPGVITGTFGANSIVEAERMVEAGLTPLEVLRSATSNAATHLEREDMGLVTTGTCADLVMFRDDPTESIAAWQNPLAVIVEGKVVINHIETVPDSRHTASTS, encoded by the coding sequence GTGACCGGTGAAGAAGGCCCGTTCGATCTCGTCCTTAATGGCGGCTTTGTCTTCGATGGCAAGAATCGTATCACCGGCGCCAAGAGTATCGGAGTGCGTAACGGCCGAATTACAGAGATTTCAGACACCCCTTTATCGGGCCGCCAAACGATCGACGCACATGGTCATTGGGTCGGACCGGGCCTGATAGAGAGCCACATCCACCTGTTCGATCCCCAAAACTCTACGGATCCGGGGGAAATGGCGCGTTACGTCAAATCTGATCTCGCCAAAAATTTTGAGATGTTCCTCTCCTGCGGTTTCACGACCATCAAGTCGGTCGGCGATCCCGTTCCCGAGCTGCTCGCGACCAGGACACGTTTGCAGTCCGGCGAATTGATAGGGCCTCGCCTGCTGATGACCGGCGTTGGCATCACCGCGCCGGACGGCCATCCCGGCATGACAATCTATGGCAGCAACGCCTGGTACCGTGGACGGGCGGCCGGTGAGGTCGACACCGTGCAGGATGCACGGGCACTCGTCACCGAGATGGCTGAACTTGGCATGGACGCAATCAAACTGCTGCTCCAGGGTTCATGCCGATGCCGGGGTGAGCCGGAATATAAATGGCACGGCCAGATACCTATCGTGCGGCTGAAGTCTCGCGTGCTGGAGGCCGCCATTGACGAAGCGCATCGACATGGACTGAAAGCCACAGTCCATACCTTCGAACAAGAGCGCGCGATCGAGGCGCTGGAATGTGGGGCAGACGGCTTGGAACACGGCATCGTGGGCGAGGATATATCCGACGACCGGGTGATCGACCTCCTCTTGACCAACAATGCATCCTACGTGCCTACACTGTGGGTCTATCCCAGGCCCGAAGCCATGCGCAACCTCGCCCTTGTGCACGATGCCGGGGTAAGGGTGGTTCTTGGTAGCGATAGCTTCGCGCCCACTATCACCGTCCCCGGCGTCATCACCGGCACTTTCGGCGCAAATTCGATCGTTGAAGCCGAGCGCATGGTGGAAGCGGGTTTAACACCGCTCGAGGTTTTGCGGTCAGCCACCAGCAACGCCGCGACCCATCTTGAACGCGAGGACATGGGTTTGGTCACGACCGGCACCTGTGCTGATCTAGTGATGTTCCGAGACGATCCAACCGAGTCCATCGCCGCTTGGCAGAACCCGTTGGCTGTCATCGTCGAAGGAAAAGTCGTCATCAACCACATTGAGACAGTGCCAGACTCAAGACATACGGCATCAACCTCATAA
- a CDS encoding sulfite exporter TauE/SafE family protein — protein MPTAMIAAALASGGLIGAVLGLVGGGGSILAVPLLVYVVGVGSAHAAIGTAAVAVAANAAFSLIGHAREGTVKWPCAFVFAAAGVTGAAIGAEVGKAVDGQRLLTLFGLLMIGVGLSMLRKKRTTEAPDVRLSRATATRLLPRLLPIGLGVGLASGFFGIGGGFLIVPGLMMATAMPLKNAVGTSLVVVTALGLTTATSYALSGYVDWLLVGMMIFGGVGGAAIGIALGRRLGARKGLLERLFAVTVMAVGAYVTLRGA, from the coding sequence ATGCCCACAGCCATGATCGCTGCGGCTCTGGCGTCGGGCGGCCTTATTGGAGCCGTCCTGGGCCTGGTCGGCGGCGGCGGGTCGATCCTTGCCGTGCCGCTTCTGGTCTATGTGGTGGGCGTTGGTTCTGCCCACGCCGCCATCGGGACGGCGGCGGTCGCGGTCGCCGCCAATGCCGCCTTCAGCCTGATCGGTCATGCCCGCGAGGGCACGGTGAAATGGCCCTGCGCCTTCGTCTTTGCAGCAGCGGGCGTCACCGGCGCGGCGATCGGCGCGGAAGTCGGCAAGGCAGTGGACGGCCAGCGGCTGCTGACGCTGTTCGGCCTGCTCATGATCGGGGTGGGCCTTTCCATGCTGCGGAAGAAACGGACGACGGAGGCTCCCGATGTCCGACTGTCACGCGCGACCGCTACCCGGCTTCTGCCCCGCCTTTTACCGATCGGCCTTGGGGTTGGACTGGCGTCGGGCTTTTTCGGGATTGGCGGCGGCTTCCTGATCGTGCCGGGCTTGATGATGGCGACGGCCATGCCGCTCAAGAACGCGGTCGGCACGTCGCTTGTTGTCGTCACCGCGCTGGGCCTGACTACGGCGACGTCCTATGCGCTGTCGGGCTATGTCGACTGGTTGCTGGTTGGGATGATGATCTTTGGCGGTGTCGGCGGCGCGGCCATCGGCATCGCACTGGGGCGGAGGCTGGGCGCGCGCAAGGGCCTGCTGGAGCGCCTTTTCGCTGTCACGGTGATGGCCGTGGGCGCCTATGTCACGCTGCGTGGCGCCTGA